ATGGCTACAGATGTTAGACGTGTTTAGGGAAGAAGGCATGAAGCAGTCTCACCACATCATCATATGTACCACCATGCCCCTCCCCAGTTGCAGTAGTGCGTAAGTGTGATGTTAGGTGTAACGAATACAATAAAGCTCTAAGTGAAGTGAAACCTCACCAGAATAAAATAGCGAGCGAATGTACATAAACGATGTCGTCGTgtattttctttctcattattaatttttttcggTCGTATTTCGATGCTTACTGATAAATGGTCCTTTTTGTAACGAAGGGTACGCTAGGAAGTAATTCAAATTCCGGGTCGACTATTGCGTGACTGTTAAGGGCGGTCCAGACGCTCACATCTTGGTCGTACGATGCGATTGCACGATCAAGATCTGAGCGTCTGGATCGCCCTTTAGAAAGGCGATTCAGAGAATCTAGAACATATATCAAAGAGTTCTTACCGTCTGTGGCCTTCGAAGATCAATACTGCAAATTGCTAAAAGACAGgcaaaaacacggaaaacccccttccccctttacCGACGATAACACAATCGACTCCTCTTCTTCGATTTGGGCATGCTACGAGACGCCCAAATCTCGATCCGGGTCGGATCCGGGTCGGATCCGGGTGGCCACGGCCGCGGAATGGAGCAAAAAGAAAGACTCCCGGGGCGAATCGCAGCGAGcaaaacgtctctaattaaaaaaaatgcagtaTCTACCGGACGTCGTTGAGGGAAACGTCCGATTCAAAATGGGCTTTCTATCCCGCTCACTCTTAGCAGAACTCATatttgtgcgagcgagagggccTCGTCGTTTACATCACTGCGGTTTTAGGAGTCAAAATTTCCGTGGAACGAACCCCGGAAGTTCCGACTCCTGGATTCGCACGAAAAGCAAAGCTGCTAGGCGTGTTTACGACTACACTTCGATAGTTCGCACAAGCGATTCGCGGTCGATTTTAGGATGAACATTACATTCCCTAGCATCATTCTAAAAGCATTAGTAGCAGAAACATTAAACACCTGATACAGGATGCAAAGAACATTTCTTAATCGATTTGGTACTTCTTTGATTACTGAGCTAGATGGTAGAAACCCCCCGACCAACAGACAGCATCATGCTGTGTGCTGTCAGCTAttgctatctttctctctcctaaAAGCGCAGCTAGACGGTCATGAGAAAGGCGAGAgtttttactcaaattttcaCAGAATTGAGCAATTCTCTTTTTGAAAATGCGTAATCTTCGTGCTGACGCCTAAAGCGATGTCAAACAATATCAAACATCttcttttgtttataaaaaacGACTGTAGCCAGTAACAAGATCGGTAGCTCTACTCTCCACTCTCGGAGTACGAGCTCGCTCCGtgtttgtatggatttgacattctcgcctttctcattctcttcaCAACTCCCTCCCGGTCGCGGCGGTGCGTGAAAAGTGCGCTCGTTCTAGTTCGCGGTATCGTGTGTGTagttaattcaatttccctTCGTTAGCGTGTGCTCttcccggacgacgacgacgacaaaacgaCCTGGTCTGCTACGTCGAGTGATATTTTGTGCACgagctccaccaccagcaagaaCAAGAACTTTGGCCGGGTCCGCAGAAGCGCCACCGTAGCAACGAgcaaaaaagaagcagcaactcAACAGGGAGCAGCCGAGCAAACGCGCCTTCAAACTTAACAAAAATGTCTTCGATGGCACTGCGACTTGCGCCACGGTTTGCCGGTAAGGCGGCCAACCAACTGCTGGCCGGGAGCAGCACGGCCGCCACCCAGCGGAATACCTACTTCACCTACTCGAACCAGATTTCGCAGCCGCTCGAGCGCCAACCCAAGTACACGACCGCCGAGGAAGCGGTGAAAGTGATCAAATCAGGTAAATCATGACTAAACCCAATCCCTGAAGGTGCACCAAGTAGGTTAGTGTGTGGTGCACGAAATCTGCAACCCGGACACAGTGAATATGGTTCCGCGGATGACTACGCAAAACATTAAACCCCCGGCCCACTGGCCTTTTAATGGTCCAAACCTAATCGTGCGGCCAATCGTTACGCAACGCGCCCGctgttttcgtttcaattgCACTACGTCGGCATTTTGTCTATTTTTCGGTCGATTTTTTCGTCACCTTCCTCAATACGGTTCTTCCTATTCCGCCgatgagggtggtggtggcgatgaccTCAAACATCAACATGCGTGCGCGAGAGTTCAACCCAAACCCGGAATAGACATTTGGCCCTGGCTGAGGATGGGGTCGTCGTCTGTGCTCTATCTCGCCTGGCCTACATAATGCTTACTCTTATTTCTCAACATGCTTGCTGAGATTTCTCCGCATCATCCCCTATCAATCCCATAGTATGCGCGACCAAAGGTCGCCGCTGTAATGCTCAATAAGCGGACAAATGTTCCTTCTGGCCGATGCGTTCGTTCTCCGGAATCGCTACGAGTTACGAGCACAGATTAGCTCGTGCTAGTGGACTTTGCCATCGACTTCCATCAGTTGATGTGAGAGGAATGCGCACAACATATACAGCGTGCGCGGTATGGTGTTTGTCACGATTGGCCAAGGAAGTTGGCCATCTGCGATGTTACGTTCGTTCCTCTCCCAGGCAGCTTGTTTGCTTCCCAATCCAAGCCGCCTCTGAAATCAGCATTTTCTCGTGCGAAAACGCGTTTGCAAACGAACGACAAAAGCCTCATAACTGGCTAGTGTTGCTCGCAGCAACATGATAAGTGTCCTAATTGTGCGATAACTCAATAAAGGATCCCGAGCGGCATCCTTCCCACATCACCTTCATCATTGGAAGTTGCGGGGGAGTCACTGTACACGGAACCAATAAGCACATCCACCGCCAGCACGGAATCATCGTTCGAATGTCAATGTCACGTGACGTAATCTAGCGAGTTCCTACTGTGATAAAATTTGGGGAAGGTCTTTGAGGGTTCGAGGCTAGTTTCTAGGTCAAACACGTCCCTTGCGCCCTTGTGCTGGTTCGTATCACAGTAGGTCGTCACGGCGTGTGGCGGTGGTACAGGAATAGAACGACTAAACGGAAGGGAGGCTGACTTATGGTAGCTCCAACCTATACTACACCGATGTTTTCGTTGTACCACCCCTGCACAGCTCAGCGGCGCAATCCGGTTTCTTGTTTTGAATACTAAAATAAGATtctcacagaaaaaaaaacgaaaccagtTCCCCACTACTAGTGTCGAGAATCTTTCAACCGATCGTTGCCAACGGTTGGAGTTATGCGTCTTGGAATTAGAATATAATGCTCTGGAGCATGGCGCAACACATTCATTGCTCAAACATACTCTATCGAAGCAACCGATTTCACATATTGGCCAGAACATAACCATGGAAatcatgaaataaaaaaggatcGACTAACATGCGATCTCTAGGTTGAGGATGAATGGATAGACTTCGCTTGATCGCGTGCACGACACTTTCGAGAACAAGGCAAACATGTACAGCAAGTGACCATCGCTCCGACCGTCACGACGACACATACgctttcaatcaaaaacaatTGCCTAATTGCCTTACATGTAACGTCGCTACTACTCGCCGTTGTCCGTTGTTTAGTCGTCCCTTGCATGAAgctttgaaaatgttttaagCGAGTTCCTTTATCtgaattcaaatttcaatctAAACTTTCAAATCAAAAGCCTAGTCATCATGGATTGCGCACATAAAAAACGACGTTTATGGTTGCCAACGTTACGTGCTGTGCGTGCCCGCAAGTTTAATTTTACGGAACATCATAGAATGTACAGAGAAGAGAGAGTCGCCATTGCAGTGTCAACCTGCCAGTGCCCATCAAAAGATAACCGAAATTGCTCGTTTTATGGTGGGTTCCTTCTCGCTCAGACATGGAACAGAATTTTATCTCGAAAACATGGCGTTTTCAATTCCAAACTATCCACACCTGACCGTTGCTAAAGATCACCTGGCCAACCGCTTCCAATTAACGCCTTTCGCTACTAACTGCACGTGCCTTCCTGCGTCCCAAATACTTGGTCCCTCACGGGATCGTCTGGCTTCGGCATTTCACGGCCAAGCATGAGGTAACAATTTGAACCAAGCAGGGCCAGATTATGACGCGTGTGTCTTAAGGTTTGATATTGATTTTAACACTTCCACACTTGACTATGGTGTGAGATAAATCCCGCAAATCCACGCTAACGTCTTGTTCGACCTTTAAGTTTCTTATTTTCCTCGCAATCGCGATTTAGTTCTTCCTGGTATTGTTGGTTTGCCTGCCTCGATGGCGACCAGGCAGACAAGATAAGATTGTTGGTATCGCTGAGCCCAAACAACCCACCGTTTATCTACCTAATATGTTGCTTCCAGCTTACCATAACCCATGCGTATGGTAGGGAACATTGTATTAAACAATGCGAAAAAGAGGACTGCTCATGTAACTAAAATATTCATCACACGGTGTGCATTTCTCGTTCCAGGTGATGTGGTGTTCGCTCAGGGTGCCGCCGCCACACCGATCCATCTGCTCGATGCGATGACGAAACACGGCAAGGAGAACAATCTGCGCGACATCACCGTAacgcacatgcacaccgaAGGGCCGGCCTCCTACTGTCAGCCCGACTGTAAGGACATCTTCCGCTCCAAATCGCTGTTTATGGGAGGCAACGTGCGCAAAGCCGTTGCTGACGGTCGCGGTGATGCCGTGCCGATCTTTCTGCACGAAATTCCGCTCCTGTTCCGACGCAAGCTCATCCAACCGGATGTCGCGATCGTCTCGGTTTCGCCCCCGGACAACCACGGCTACTGCACGCTCGGTACCAGTGTCGACTGTGTGCGGGCAGCTCTCGAAAACTCGAAGGTGATCATCGCCCAGGTCAACAAGCAGATGCCGCGTACGTTCGGTGACAGTATCATCCACGAGTCGCACTTTGACTTTGCCGTCAACGTGGATATTCCGCTGCCCGAGCACGGTGGGCACGCGATGTCAGATGTCGAGACGAAGATCGGCAAGCTGATCGCGGAGAATCTAGTCGAGGATGGGGCGACACTGCAGATGGGTATCGGTAACATCCCGGACGCGGTGCTGAACGCGCTGCACAACCACAAGGATCTGGGCATCCACTCGGAGATGTTCGCCGGCGGTGTGGTCGATCTGGTGCGCAAGGGCTGCGTGACGAACGACAAGAAAACGTTCCACCGGGGCCGCATCGTCGGTTCGTTCCTGATCGGTACGAAGAAGCTGTACGATTTCGTCGACAACAATCCATTCATCGGTAAGTGTGTCGCATCATGGCAAGTGGCCAGTAGTAGTGTTAGCCAAAAGTTTACTcatttccaccttcttccttTAATGCTGCAGAAATGTTGGAAATCAACTACGTCAACAACGTCGGTATCGTTGCGCGGAATCCTAAAATGACGGCCATCAACTCCGCGATCGAGGTCGATCTGACCGGGCAGGTGTGTGCGGATTCGATCGGTACGCGCATGTActccggtttcggtggccagGTTGACTTTATTCGTGGTGCAGCCGAAGGTTTCGATGGGAAGGGTAAACCGATCATTGCCCTACCCTCGGTCACCAACAAGGGCGAGAGTAAGATTTGTCCGATCCTGAAGCCAGGTGCCGGTGTCGTGACGTCACGTGCCCATGTGCATTATGTGGTCACCGAGTACGGTATTGCGAACCTGTTCGGGCGCAGTTTGCGCCAGCGTGCGTACGCACTCATCCAGATCGCGCATCCCGATCACCGGGAAACGCTCGAGAAGGCTGCCTTCGAGCGTCTGAAGACGATGCCGTCCCCGAACTAAAGCCAACCTCCCAATCATCAAGTATCGTGTCTCCtttcgtcattgtcgtcgtcgatacgGATCATTCATGCGAGCCATCGGAGTCACAACAATCAAATCAGATTCACCCTCTTTCACCTACCATCGATAGGTTAAACaggggaacgaacgaacaaatcaATACAAAAATACATACTTTCTGGGCTTTTCTGAATAGCTACACACAATTCACACGCATACGCGTACTGGTAGCTTGTAGGGTTTACGTTACGaagttatttttttataatccTTGTTCCGTTATGCGTTTCGTCAAATGTGTTTGGCTGTTTCGTTTCTGGTAAACCAAACGTtaaaaagagcgagagagtgaagaaaaatgaaagcatTAAACATTTCGCAAAGCAAAAATTACCAAATAaagcaatttaaatttaaaaacgtTACCTATTTATGTTCAaggttttttcgtttttgtcgaTCGGCAATGtaggagaaaacaaaagaagaacaaaactaTAAGTTGCTAATGAAGTGTGGACTTAGAGCAAGGAAAAAACAGCCAATTCTAACACAATTCCACAAAAGGAATTGAAGCATATACTGCCAGCGTACATGTTTGAAATGCACACAAATCTTTACCTACTAGTGGCTTTTTAACAGTTACAAAGGGAAGCAGGAAGTACTCGTTCAGTAAAACCAGTCAGACAGTTAGTGCCTGACAGTGCGTTACACGCCGGCTGAAGACAGAAATCAGTAGAGAGCCACAGCGTTTTGTTGCAGTAGAAGGATGTAGAACTGATAGCAATCAAGATTAAGATAAGCTAGTGAACATAATCGTTTGAGACTAATGGTGGGGGATTAGAAGAACGATGAGGATCAACCGAACCTATCTCGTAATCACATCGTGCATTCTTCTTTATTACCTGCTAAGGCAACCATTAGAGAACGGGTATGGGTAGTTCAGGCTTCTAATCTCACAAATCGTCGAAGATGAAACGAACACTGTTCAATAACCTCAGAAATTTGCCTATGGAAATAAAGTTTCACAACACGCGTTATCCAACTGTGTGGACCTCTTTTGTAGCCAAATGAGAAAACATCTAAGCCCCTAAATTTATGCTTAACCTACTCTAGATCTGAGCAAGCCAAGGGTCGTATGTTGTTCATATTCTTCCTCCCTCCGGTGGAGCCCAGGATCGAAAAGGATGAGAACTCGCCAGTTTCGTTCTGTTGGTGGATTTCTTCatctttattttgtttttggctttCTCTTCAAATAATTTCCACAGATGATCCATCGATGTTACACAGTAGGGTGTGTTCGTGCTTACGCATGTTTGGCCTTGAACTTAGGTAGAATTTCCCGTGCCGTGGTTTTAATCGAGCATAGTACCACAACGCTTGCAGAGCTTGTGATGGCAggttttctccatttcaaaGCAAAGAATTTGGAGAAAATGTGGAATACATGTTCAAGAgaaccaaacacacgcacatcagCAAGAAAGCACCCATACTTTCGCAGCAGTTGACCTTTGCCGGAGAGGCTCATCTCCACTCGTTTTCTCGTTTAATGTTCTggcatttttcttttaattattataTTTTGTCTTGCTTATGTTCACATTAGTTTCTTACTTTCCGGCGCGGTTATGTAGTGACGAgggcaaagaaagaaaagggtgGAAAGAAATACACCGGGAGACTTTATGTAGGAGGGAAAAAGAGGTTCAGAATACCGATGTTGAAGTGAAGATATTTTCGATAGGTCAGAGAGGAAAGCTTGATGGTGATCACGAGAAGTTGATTCACAAaatggctagctggctggctaactgGGTGTCGCGAATGGTAAGCTAACTTAAACACAGAAAGCTACCGACATTGGaatccttctcttcttctgttaaaaaaagagaaaatgatcTCGAAtgagccagcagccagcgggaTAATCGATCTCGCCCAgcttccctctccctctgctGTTTGTCATTCCCTTCCCGACCAAAAACACCACTCTCCTCTGCTCTGAGCCCTCTCTTGCGACTGTGTATCTGATACCGCTTTCAATATGTCTGCTTGCCCTAATCAACCGGagcgtttgatgatgattgtagTGTATCCTTCGCTCTATCTGTATGGCCGCTCTCCCGTTCTTTATAACttctgttccgtttgttttatAAGGTGAtcctgctgctctgctgctgctgttgttgtgtaaTATATATTTAAATGAATGTGAGAGGAATGACGACGCATTAGTGGCGCGCACGGCGTTTTCATAaagtgtttgctgctgctactactgctgctgatacggCAATCTTACACAGCAACACTTTATTTCCTCTTTCTGTTGTCGTTTTTGGGAGCaggggcaccaccaccggctgccgGCTTGTTGCCCTTGGAGTTGTTCGTCAGctttggcttcttcttcgccgacGCACCGTcttcgtcctcatcctcgtccgcttcctcctcatccagaacctcctcctccatttCCTCCATATCTTCGAACTCCTCGACGAGCGATCCGAGCAGATGCTGGCCGTGGATGTGCACCGGACCCTTGCCCTCGATCAGCGTGAAGGTGACGGGAGCATCGGAGAACTCCAGATCCATGCGGCACTGCCGCGTCTCGCCAACCTTCAGCACGGCAATCGGAATGCGGAGCGTGTCGCGGATGGTCATCGTTTCAACCTGGACCACGTTGTATTCATCGCCGGCGGCCTCATGCCCGAGGATGCACTGTTTGATGACCAGTTTGTGCGTTCTCGGGAAACCATCGGACTTGTTCTCCGGATCCCAGGTCACGTATTTGGTGCCCTCCTTCAGGGTTGCTCCTGTAAAGACGAACACAGAGGAAGCAGAGGTTAGGTTGATTCATCACACAGAGAGCATCGAATTATGGATACACTTCCGTGGCGAGACAGACTCTTCTCGGCAGTGAATGCAGAGTGCTTCACACGCTCTGATCAGTCGGTTGGTTAACGGACAGTTTGAAGCAAGCGCCGCGAAGGTAAAGCGGAAAAGCATGAAGTAAACAATAATGAAAACGGCGGTGACACCCATACAAACACAAAGCAAGCCGCCGTGCAACCAACACGCCGCGACAACGGACGCGACGACGCACACGCTGCCAGAATGAAAAGCGCACGTTCGCCACGCCAAAGCTCGATTTTGTTCGAGAGCAAACGAGGAAAAACGACATGGCGGGAGCGAATAATGTTTTCCCGAATGCCAAAAAAGCGgcaatacaaaaaataatcatCTGCACCATACTTCCTCCTCTACGGCCGGATTCTAACCGCAAAATCCTTCTTTTGCACTgcgtgcatatgtgtgtgtgcgtgcgtcaaCCGAAACGACGGCTTCTAGATCAAAATGACCGAATGCCGGCTGCTGGGCAATGAATTAAAAAAGGAACATTTGCAGTGACGCTGCAATTTCCTCGCAGCAGTACATTCTCGTTCGAACATGATacccaaaaagaagaaaggatgggggggggggggtgcaaggTTATAGAAATGAAGCGCCCCCCAAGGAGCACACACAGAAGCGGCGGCGTGTGTTGGtgagtaaaaaaaacaccggtAACTATAATGGCGGCATTGCCGACAAACGCGCACACAAGGGGGTCGCTCCGCCAGCGTGAAGAACGGCGATCCCGGGATTATTCTCATGAACCATACGAAAAGTTCTGAAACATCCGGATTTACGAAAGGCCACCAGAGACAGATTCTCAAAAAAAGGCTCATGGCTGAAACAAGGCCTCCCAGGCggcatgcatacacacacacgctatgAAGAAGGCGGTGTGTTCCGTGCGGAACGCGCGGTTGGCGGCATTTTTTCACACTCACTGAGCGAGGCAAAAAACTCTCGAAATAACACCACCCCGGCGCGGAAAACAGTTGTAATCGATAGAAACTACGTTAAACTTACCATAGAAGTACTCGTCGGCCATTTTTGTGTGCGGTTGATAAactttttctcgattttcttGAGCGAAGCAAATGGATGCACGACACCTTCACACCACGTTCAGACTGCCAAGAGAGAATGATCGTACATCCgttttctcactctttctgtCAAACAAGTTCTAGGCGCGATGAAAAAGCTATACCCGAGCCGCCCTGCTGGCTTGAAtcggcggccgcggcggctGGAAATGGAACTGTCAAAAGCCGCGGCTTTACAGGCGGCTGTGCGAACCGCCAAAATTTAACGGACAACGAACCGCTCTCCAAACACTGCACCTGGAACAAACATGCAATCTGCATTGCTCATTGTGTTCGTATATTTAACGTTGCATCATGGAATTTGGTCCGAGGGAACCGGCGTATTGCATCTCGACAATCATCCGGAAATGTCCGCGCTGGTTGCAAAGGGCAAAAAACAGCTAGAGGTAGGCCAGGACAAATTGGATGCGTATCGCATAGATTGATTCTACCACGGGCTGATTTCTATTGATTGCAGTCCCTGAGGGAGAAAACGAATCTACCGCAGTATGGCGAGTGCTGGATGCGATCACTGGATTTCCTGCAGCACGGTTGCCGTGTGCTATCGGACACGGTCCAGGTTGACATCGCACTTCGCTTCACCGATTGCTTCATGGAAATGTCCGGCCAGGAGAATTCGCTGCACTGTGCAACGGAACGCACGGAACCGCTTAAAAAATTATGCATGAGCGAAATGACCGATCGGGCCTTCACCGTGTATACCGAGTTTTTCACGCAAACCCAAAACATGTGCTACTTtctgcaaaaccaaaactggCACCGAGAAACGGAacgcacgatcgatcggctgGGCGTCTTTTCGCGTGCCGCAGGCGAGCGGCTGGAGCTGGTAAATACGATGCAGGATACACTGCTGACACAGCAGCGACTGCAGCATACCTTGCAGCGGGAACTTTTGATGATTGGACACAATTTGTCCTTTTCGTTGAACGGATCACACGAAACGCTAAA
The sequence above is a segment of the Anopheles darlingi chromosome 2, idAnoDarlMG_H_01, whole genome shotgun sequence genome. Coding sequences within it:
- the LOC125947953 gene encoding 4-hydroxybutyrate coenzyme A transferase, producing the protein MSSMALRLAPRFAGKAANQLLAGSSTAATQRNTYFTYSNQISQPLERQPKYTTAEEAVKVIKSGDVVFAQGAAATPIHLLDAMTKHGKENNLRDITVTHMHTEGPASYCQPDCKDIFRSKSLFMGGNVRKAVADGRGDAVPIFLHEIPLLFRRKLIQPDVAIVSVSPPDNHGYCTLGTSVDCVRAALENSKVIIAQVNKQMPRTFGDSIIHESHFDFAVNVDIPLPEHGGHAMSDVETKIGKLIAENLVEDGATLQMGIGNIPDAVLNALHNHKDLGIHSEMFAGGVVDLVRKGCVTNDKKTFHRGRIVGSFLIGTKKLYDFVDNNPFIEMLEINYVNNVGIVARNPKMTAINSAIEVDLTGQVCADSIGTRMYSGFGGQVDFIRGAAEGFDGKGKPIIALPSVTNKGESKICPILKPGAGVVTSRAHVHYVVTEYGIANLFGRSLRQRAYALIQIAHPDHRETLEKAAFERLKTMPSPN
- the LOC125948010 gene encoding nucleoplasmin-like protein, which encodes MADEYFYGATLKEGTKYVTWDPENKSDGFPRTHKLVIKQCILGHEAAGDEYNVVQVETMTIRDTLRIPIAVLKVGETRQCRMDLEFSDAPVTFTLIEGKGPVHIHGQHLLGSLVEEFEDMEEMEEEVLDEEEADEDEDEDGASAKKKPKLTNNSKGNKPAAGGGAPAPKNDNRKRK
- the LOC125952467 gene encoding uncharacterized protein LOC125952467, producing the protein MSALVAKGKKQLESLREKTNLPQYGECWMRSLDFLQHGCRVLSDTVQVDIALRFTDCFMEMSGQENSLHCATERTEPLKKLCMSEMTDRAFTVYTEFFTQTQNMCYFLQNQNWHRETERTIDRLGVFSRAAGERLELVNTMQDTLLTQQRLQHTLQRELLMIGHNLSFSLNGSHETLNRLTENLQESTAKHSLVLEELFREFHQLHRWIVGRYAFVDGLLFYGCYLVILLIFTSLRRTACARAMLLVLFFASVASEWALYKQSAIQDSLLLDYYRWLIRQLALICSVLILLYSVYYYEDIPRNILVEIREQNIHILKKIEQLKPKASHQIATSGGAGTL